CCGGCAAGGACGGTGTAATGGGCTTCACTCACCCGAACATTCTACGCGGCACGCAACCTGGGGGGCCAGAGGTCGAGAAGGGCCGGAGGGACTACTTGCTGGACATCTTCGATTTCGCCTTCCGTCGCCTTTCGATCGAGCAGACGAAAAACGGCGCGCGCAACGGTTTCCGCGTTTGAAGTGCTGTCGCCCTCGCGGGCCATGTACGTCGAGAGGATGGCAAAGAAGTCATTCCGGTTCCGCAATGGCAACGGCTTTCCATGCGGATCCCAATGCTCGAAATAAAGCCCGCGAATCA
This genomic interval from Terriglobia bacterium contains the following:
- a CDS encoding DUF2267 domain-containing protein — its product is MKFTGLDVFDSTIQRTNSWLKDLMLELNSSDHRKTYLTLRSVLHALRDHLTEDEALYLGEQLPMLIRGLYFEHWDPHGKPLPLRNRNDFFAILSTYMAREGDSTSNAETVARAVFRLLDRKATEGEIEDVQQVVPPALLDLWPPRLRAA